TTAATGGCTCCCCTAGTTTTAGTGGGAACAACAATTACTCATGTTTTTGGTGGTTCTGTAGGAAGAGAAGGTTCGGCAGTGCAAATGGGAGGGGTAATATCCGATTGGCTCGGAGCTTTGTTTAAGTGGCTTAATCCAAATAGATCTTTATTGATGATTTTAGGAGTTTCGGCAGGTTTTGCATCAGTTTTTGGAACACCTTTAGCAGGAGCAATTTTCGGTATAGAAGTATTTAAAAGAGGGCGTTTTCAAATAAATTATCTGTTGCCAAGTGTTCTGGTGGCTTTTGTAGCTGATTTCTCTTGTAATTTATATCCTGTTCATCATGCTCATTTCTTGGTTCCTGTTTTTGATGATTGGTCTTTTGAAACAGTGTTTTGGATTCTTATTGTTTCGGTGCTTTTTGGTGCTACTGCTTGGCTTTTTGCCAAGTTAAGTCATTATTTTGGAGCTTTATTTAAGCGTATTCCTCTTAAATCTTTTTGGTACCCAGTTATTGGTGGGATTATTTTTATGATTCCAATTTTACTTTCAGGAAATACCCGTTATCTCGGTTTAGGAGTTGAAGTTATAGAGTCTGCTTTTATCGAGCCTTCTTTGTCTTATGATTTTATTTTCAAGTTATTACTTACAACGTTTATTCTCGGGGCGGGTTTCAAAGGAGGAGAAGTAACACCCTTGTTTTTTATTGGTGCTACTTTGGGATCAGCTTTAAGTATTTTTGTCCCAATTCCGTTTGCTCTACTTGCTGCTATGGGGTTTGTTGCAGTATTTTCTGGAGCTACGAATACACCTTTAGCCTGTTTTCTGATGGGAGGCGAATTGTTTGGTTGGCAACATAGTGTCTTTATCTTTGTGGCAGTTTATATTGCTTTTTTTGTATCTGGTAAGGCGAGTATTTATTCTTCTCAAAGAATTTAAAAATAGCGCCTTACAAAAACTCCAATAACAAAAGCAATTCCAAAACTAAATAAAGTACCTATCAAAATATACTCTGTAAGTTTTCGGTCTTTAGCCCTTGATAAATCTCCAAAACGAAAAACACTCTTGGCTGCAATTAAAAGTCCAATAGCACTCCATTCAGACAGAAGAATAAAAGCAAAAACAAAAAGTCGCTCTAGAACCCCTA
This is a stretch of genomic DNA from Flavobacteriales bacterium. It encodes these proteins:
- a CDS encoding chloride channel protein; protein product: MRLLQFHNFKNFKDILGFLLMILLIGFSVGSASAVLLLALEWAFEVRSQNFWLVALLPLGGLLSGILYFYGSKESEKGNNLIIDQFFDPTKRLPWLMAPLVLVGTTITHVFGGSVGREGSAVQMGGVISDWLGALFKWLNPNRSLLMILGVSAGFASVFGTPLAGAIFGIEVFKRGRFQINYLLPSVLVAFVADFSCNLYPVHHAHFLVPVFDDWSFETVFWILIVSVLFGATAWLFAKLSHYFGALFKRIPLKSFWYPVIGGIIFMIPILLSGNTRYLGLGVEVIESAFIEPSLSYDFIFKLLLTTFILGAGFKGGEVTPLFFIGATLGSALSIFVPIPFALLAAMGFVAVFSGATNTPLACFLMGGELFGWQHSVFIFVAVYIAFFVSGKASIYSSQRI